One Fibrobacter sp. UWB13 DNA window includes the following coding sequences:
- the rplC gene encoding 50S ribosomal protein L3: MNGILAKKLGMTQVFTEQGECVPVTVLEAGPCVVVCHKTEEKDGYTAVQIGFGLKKEQRANKAEVGHFKKADVAVREHLAEFDVADLESWPVGKEFGAADFADAKTVNVSGISKGHGFSGTIKRHGFHSGPRSHGTHNMREPGGTSAHSYPGRVFPGKRMAGQYGNKKVTVKHLQVVKVDGDRNLIFVRGAVPGPKNSIIVVRKD, encoded by the coding sequence ATGAACGGTATTCTCGCAAAGAAATTGGGAATGACCCAAGTGTTCACGGAACAGGGCGAATGCGTCCCTGTCACGGTTCTCGAAGCCGGTCCGTGCGTGGTCGTTTGCCATAAGACAGAAGAGAAGGACGGCTACACTGCTGTCCAGATCGGCTTTGGTCTCAAGAAGGAACAGCGCGCCAATAAGGCAGAAGTCGGCCATTTCAAGAAGGCTGACGTGGCTGTTCGTGAACACCTCGCTGAATTTGATGTCGCTGATCTCGAATCCTGGCCGGTTGGCAAGGAATTCGGCGCTGCCGACTTCGCTGATGCAAAGACTGTGAACGTCTCTGGCATCTCCAAGGGTCATGGTTTCTCTGGCACTATCAAGCGCCACGGTTTCCATAGCGGTCCTCGTTCCCATGGTACGCACAATATGCGCGAACCGGGTGGTACGTCCGCTCACTCCTATCCGGGTCGTGTTTTCCCGGGTAAGCGTATGGCTGGTCAATACGGCAACAAGAAAGTGACCGTGAAGCACCTCCAGGTCGTCAAAGTTGATGGCGACCGCAACCTGATCTTCGTCCGTGGCGCTGTCCCGGGCCCGAAGAACAGCATCATCGTGGTGAGGAAAGACTAA
- a CDS encoding glycosyl hydrolase family 5, with the protein MKYPLLRPLLALGALVLACSCSDKSPSSGDSSVIPCEDALYMPSKGYLIYTKDNKVTDLSGNQIGKAVGVTTNIIVLKDMAGQNLLGDQQTLNINDHSIVTQLIGDPANCNVGKSGSQISTCEDARLLTADKNYLIYADGSVTDEAGNPIGTLSPILGTTLFNMVDLSGTPIMNNIDLNLYQQIIPGDGIRYKITEPAYHWKDEKGNYVIYNSTVVTDPSGKAVGVIDFSTGIIFNLERTAPLTVVDIAVLMQPKSILQLNSKCVDYDAPVVSSSSAYVPPVNSSSSTYVPPTPNSSSATPKSSSSKPKSSSSAPPPSSSSAVVTNKCPTIKTKSGGKTGSGWATRYWDCCKPHCSWPEHAHGNYSKQCTNKGQNESSDWSGGSVCSGGGLMTCTSQIPFTIDGCTEMGFAFAAVPASDGGDCGKCYQLTFTGKGKYSTDANHQAIKNKKLIIMTTNIGGDVQQGQFDIMIPGGGVGMFNGCSSMGWGNQGAQYGGLLSNCETEKNYKPAATLTCLKEKCNSVFSGDSKAKQGCLFLAEFMHGAGNPMHNYVEVECPEVLKSKY; encoded by the coding sequence ATGAAATACCCCCTTTTGAGACCCCTGCTTGCGCTTGGGGCACTCGTTTTGGCTTGTTCGTGTTCAGACAAATCGCCCAGCAGCGGCGATTCTTCCGTTATACCTTGTGAAGACGCCTTGTATATGCCTTCTAAAGGCTACCTGATTTATACCAAGGACAACAAGGTCACTGATCTTTCTGGCAACCAGATTGGAAAAGCCGTTGGTGTCACAACTAATATTATTGTCCTCAAGGACATGGCTGGTCAAAACCTACTCGGAGACCAACAAACCCTGAACATCAATGACCATAGCATCGTAACGCAGCTTATCGGCGACCCGGCAAACTGCAACGTGGGCAAATCCGGTTCCCAGATTTCCACTTGCGAAGACGCCCGCCTGTTGACCGCAGACAAGAACTACCTCATCTACGCTGACGGCTCAGTGACTGACGAAGCAGGCAATCCAATCGGCACGCTCTCCCCCATCCTGGGCACGACGCTTTTTAACATGGTGGATTTGTCCGGTACACCGATCATGAATAACATCGATCTCAACCTGTACCAGCAAATTATCCCTGGCGATGGTATCCGCTATAAGATTACGGAACCCGCCTACCACTGGAAAGACGAGAAAGGCAATTACGTCATCTATAATAGCACGGTTGTCACCGATCCGTCAGGAAAAGCAGTCGGTGTTATCGATTTCTCCACAGGCATCATCTTCAATCTCGAAAGGACTGCGCCGCTTACCGTGGTTGACATCGCAGTGCTGATGCAGCCCAAGTCCATCCTGCAGTTGAATTCCAAGTGCGTGGACTATGACGCTCCTGTCGTTTCTTCTTCAAGCGCATACGTACCTCCTGTAAACAGCAGCTCCTCGACATACGTCCCGCCTACCCCGAATAGCAGTAGCGCCACCCCGAAGAGCAGCTCCTCCAAGCCAAAGAGCAGCAGTTCTGCACCTCCTCCGAGCAGCAGCTCTGCCGTAGTCACGAACAAGTGCCCGACAATCAAGACTAAGAGCGGCGGCAAGACAGGCTCCGGCTGGGCAACCCGTTATTGGGACTGCTGCAAGCCCCACTGCTCCTGGCCAGAACACGCACACGGCAACTATTCCAAGCAGTGCACCAACAAGGGACAGAACGAAAGCTCCGACTGGAGCGGCGGAAGCGTTTGTAGCGGTGGCGGTCTCATGACCTGCACAAGCCAGATTCCGTTTACAATTGATGGCTGTACCGAAATGGGCTTTGCATTCGCAGCTGTGCCTGCAAGCGATGGCGGCGACTGCGGCAAGTGCTACCAGCTGACCTTTACCGGTAAGGGCAAGTACTCGACCGACGCAAACCACCAGGCAATCAAGAACAAGAAACTCATCATCATGACGACCAACATCGGTGGTGACGTTCAGCAGGGCCAGTTCGACATCATGATCCCGGGCGGCGGCGTTGGCATGTTCAACGGATGCTCTTCCATGGGTTGGGGCAACCAGGGCGCTCAATACGGCGGCCTCCTCTCCAACTGCGAAACCGAAAAGAACTACAAGCCGGCTGCAACTTTGACCTGCCTCAAGGAAAAGTGCAACAGCGTGTTCAGCGGTGATTCCAAGGCAAAGCAAGGCTGCTTGTTCCTCGCCGAATTCATGCACGGCGCAGGCAACCCCATGCACAACTACGTCGAAGTGGAATGCCCCGAAGTTCTCAAGTCCAAGTATTAA
- the rplD gene encoding 50S ribosomal protein L4, which yields MASAKLFAATGDFKNDIQLPALFDQEVNKVCMYLHIKAILNNNRQGTAQTKSKGEVSGGGQKPWKQKGTGRARSGQNTSAVWVRGAKAHGPKSHDYFEKVNKKVKKIAFYSALANKASEGKVSVFEALSFSAPKTKDLLSVLAKSGIEQRNVLFIVSEKDQNLYLSSNNIPWCRCARVADVNTYDVVRANNVVISQAALAELEGGR from the coding sequence ATGGCTAGTGCAAAGCTTTTCGCCGCTACTGGCGATTTTAAGAATGATATCCAGCTCCCGGCTCTCTTCGACCAGGAAGTCAACAAGGTCTGCATGTACCTCCACATCAAGGCTATCCTGAACAACAATCGTCAGGGTACTGCTCAGACTAAGTCCAAGGGCGAAGTCAGTGGCGGTGGCCAGAAGCCGTGGAAGCAGAAGGGTACCGGCCGCGCTCGTTCCGGTCAGAACACCTCTGCAGTTTGGGTTCGTGGTGCTAAGGCACACGGTCCGAAGTCTCATGACTACTTCGAAAAGGTGAACAAGAAGGTCAAGAAGATCGCTTTCTACTCCGCTCTCGCCAACAAGGCTAGCGAAGGCAAGGTCTCCGTGTTCGAAGCTCTCAGCTTCAGCGCTCCGAAGACCAAGGATCTCCTCTCTGTTCTCGCCAAGTCCGGCATCGAACAGCGCAACGTTCTCTTCATCGTTAGCGAAAAGGATCAGAACCTCTATCTTTCCTCTAACAACATTCCTTGGTGCCGCTGCGCTCGCGTAGCTGACGTCAACACTTACGATGTTGTTCGTGCAAATAACGTTGTCATCTCTCAGGCTGCTCTCGCAGAACTTGAAGGAGGCCGCTAA
- the rpsJ gene encoding 30S ribosomal protein S10: MAGERIRIRLKSFDHRMIDRSAQDIVNTAKNTGARIAGPIPLPTKIQKYTVLRSPHIDKTSREQFESRTHKRLIDILDATPQTVDSLMKLDLPAGVEVEIKV; this comes from the coding sequence ATGGCTGGTGAACGCATCCGTATTCGCTTGAAGAGCTTCGATCATCGTATGATCGACCGCTCTGCTCAAGATATCGTGAATACAGCTAAGAACACTGGGGCTCGTATTGCAGGCCCCATCCCTCTCCCGACGAAGATCCAGAAGTATACGGTGCTCCGCTCTCCGCATATTGACAAGACTTCTCGTGAACAGTTCGAATCCCGTACGCACAAGCGTCTTATCGACATCCTTGATGCTACGCCGCAAACTGTAGATTCCCTCATGAAACTTGACTTGCCGGCAGGCGTTGAAGTCGAAATTAAGGTCTAA
- the rplW gene encoding 50S ribosomal protein L23 produces MKEIREILVAPHVTEETMKNMVNKRNDVHKYVFKVAMDASKEDIKAAIEKRFEVKVAKVNTLINRGKIKRVRMVAGKKPNWKKAYITLKAGQKIAEFEGV; encoded by the coding sequence ATGAAAGAAATTCGCGAAATCCTCGTTGCTCCGCACGTTACCGAAGAAACCATGAAGAACATGGTGAACAAGCGTAACGACGTGCACAAGTACGTGTTCAAGGTCGCCATGGACGCTTCTAAGGAAGACATCAAGGCCGCTATCGAAAAGCGCTTTGAAGTCAAGGTCGCTAAGGTCAACACTTTGATCAACCGCGGCAAGATCAAGCGCGTCCGCATGGTCGCTGGCAAGAAACCGAACTGGAAGAAGGCCTACATCACATTGAAGGCCGGGCAAAAGATTGCCGAGTTTGAAGGAGTATAA
- the rpsC gene encoding 30S ribosomal protein S3 — translation MGHKTHPNGLRLGVIRGWESKWYAEDKFADLLYEDIVLRRYLMKRFEHASLSKVGIERTVKKVNVNLYTARPGIVIGKKGEELERLKGELQFLTGKEIYIAVHEIKRPETDAKLVAENIARQLEKRISFRRAMKRAIQSAMRMGVEGIKVQCGGRLGGAEIARVEKYAEGRVPLHTLRADIDYATAIAKTVYGAIGIKVWIMHGEKIGKDVMNDNKREK, via the coding sequence ATGGGTCACAAAACTCATCCTAATGGTCTTCGTCTTGGCGTTATCCGCGGTTGGGAATCCAAGTGGTATGCCGAAGACAAGTTTGCCGATCTTCTCTATGAAGATATCGTGCTCCGTCGCTACTTGATGAAGCGTTTCGAACATGCCTCCCTCTCCAAGGTCGGCATCGAACGTACCGTCAAGAAGGTGAACGTTAACCTCTATACCGCTCGCCCGGGTATCGTTATCGGTAAAAAGGGCGAAGAATTGGAACGTTTGAAGGGCGAACTCCAGTTCCTCACCGGTAAAGAAATCTATATTGCAGTCCACGAAATCAAGCGTCCGGAAACTGATGCAAAGCTCGTGGCTGAAAACATTGCTCGCCAGCTCGAAAAGCGTATTTCTTTCCGCCGTGCCATGAAGCGTGCTATCCAGTCCGCTATGCGCATGGGTGTGGAAGGTATCAAGGTGCAGTGCGGTGGCCGCCTCGGTGGTGCCGAAATTGCCCGCGTTGAAAAGTATGCCGAAGGCCGCGTGCCTCTGCACACTCTTCGTGCTGACATCGACTACGCAACTGCCATCGCTAAGACCGTTTATGGTGCCATCGGTATCAAGGTGTGGATCATGCACGGTGAAAAGATCGGTAAGGACGTCATGAACGACAACAAGAGAGAGAAGTAA
- a CDS encoding glycosyl hydrolase family 5 — MKNKLFKTLTIFGLSFIAWNCSNDPASPSGATSAELPAIQTKQMLEVDQQSWLLNTGSQVFLIVPNGTGTYAVTDAFSNPVGTFNTTTKSISDAAGNTTVVNVDLSSLPIVNPDKTITYPDGSKTTLTGEPISSGVVVNSSSATAPGTVVVSSSSVYNPSTNPVVNSSSAKATPVASSSSQKAQQPVASSSSKQQNNSGTSDKQCNGQCYDSASGKCVAYYDQMTGSKGEKYAYDNDCKVNCYYDPENKNCQNMTGSTPSQQPKSSSSVKSSSSQQQQQAKSSSSQQQQQPKSSSSQPKSSSSQQQQQNNPNASAEEAKYLNAGAGGQQGFATRYWDCCMPHCSWPEHGGAAKTCDAKGKTPISNTNGSICSGGQGTTCTSQIPIIVSDKLAYAFAATPGNDATCGKCFALTFTGTGKYETKANHQALKGKTLVVMASNIGYDVAGGQFDIMIPGGGFGAFNGCSQMGWNIPQNTTTYGGLLSDCEKEVGYNGDLLTKRKECLTKKCNSAFASDTQAKEGCLFLATWMEAAGNPNHTYKEVECPAALKAQF, encoded by the coding sequence ATGAAGAATAAACTGTTTAAAACCCTCACAATTTTCGGACTTTCCTTTATCGCTTGGAACTGCTCCAATGACCCTGCATCTCCTTCGGGAGCAACCTCTGCCGAATTACCGGCAATCCAGACAAAGCAAATGCTTGAAGTGGATCAGCAAAGCTGGTTGCTCAATACCGGAAGCCAAGTTTTCTTGATTGTACCTAATGGTACTGGAACGTACGCTGTCACGGATGCATTCAGCAATCCAGTCGGCACGTTCAATACGACAACAAAGTCCATTTCAGACGCAGCCGGAAACACGACGGTTGTCAACGTCGATCTTTCTTCGCTCCCGATTGTCAATCCGGACAAGACCATCACCTACCCCGATGGCTCCAAGACGACTCTCACAGGTGAACCGATTTCTAGCGGTGTAGTAGTGAACAGCTCCTCGGCAACAGCCCCAGGCACCGTTGTTGTAAGCAGCTCTTCCGTCTACAACCCGAGCACAAATCCGGTCGTGAATTCCAGCTCCGCCAAGGCTACCCCGGTCGCTTCCTCCTCTTCGCAGAAGGCTCAGCAGCCTGTAGCAAGCTCCTCTTCGAAGCAGCAGAACAACTCCGGCACCTCCGACAAACAGTGCAACGGTCAGTGCTACGACAGCGCTTCGGGCAAGTGCGTTGCCTATTACGACCAGATGACTGGTTCCAAGGGCGAAAAGTACGCCTACGACAATGATTGCAAGGTAAACTGCTACTACGATCCTGAAAATAAGAATTGCCAGAATATGACCGGCTCAACACCTTCTCAGCAGCCGAAGTCCAGCTCCAGCGTGAAGTCTTCTTCTTCACAGCAACAGCAGCAGGCAAAATCTTCTTCGTCTCAGCAGCAGCAACAGCCGAAGTCCTCCAGCAGCCAGCCGAAATCTTCGTCTAGCCAGCAGCAACAGCAAAACAATCCCAACGCATCCGCTGAAGAAGCCAAGTACCTCAATGCAGGCGCCGGTGGACAGCAGGGCTTTGCCACCCGTTACTGGGACTGCTGCATGCCTCACTGCTCCTGGCCGGAACACGGTGGCGCCGCCAAGACTTGCGATGCCAAGGGCAAGACCCCGATTAGCAACACTAACGGCAGTATCTGCTCCGGCGGTCAAGGCACCACTTGCACAAGCCAGATTCCTATAATCGTGAGCGACAAGCTCGCCTACGCATTCGCAGCAACTCCGGGTAACGACGCCACATGCGGCAAGTGCTTCGCCCTCACCTTCACCGGTACCGGCAAGTACGAAACCAAGGCAAACCACCAGGCTCTCAAGGGCAAGACTCTCGTCGTGATGGCATCGAACATCGGTTACGACGTGGCTGGCGGCCAGTTCGACATCATGATCCCGGGTGGCGGATTCGGTGCTTTCAATGGTTGCAGCCAGATGGGCTGGAACATCCCGCAAAACACCACAACGTACGGCGGCCTCCTCTCCGACTGCGAAAAGGAAGTCGGATACAATGGCGACCTTTTGACCAAACGCAAGGAATGCCTCACCAAGAAGTGCAACAGCGCTTTTGCTAGCGACACCCAGGCCAAGGAAGGCTGTCTCTTCCTCGCTACATGGATGGAAGCAGCAGGCAACCCGAACCACACTTATAAAGAAGTTGAATGTCCGGCTGCTTTGAAGGCTCAATTCTAA
- the rpsS gene encoding 30S ribosomal protein S19 translates to MSRSLKKGAFVDSHVLSKAQAMAGSDKKQAIKTWSRRSTIVPDMVGLTFSVYNGKQFLPVYVTENMVGHKLGEFSMTRTFRGHRKTETAGGKK, encoded by the coding sequence ATGTCTAGATCCCTTAAGAAAGGTGCGTTCGTGGATTCCCACGTTCTCAGCAAGGCCCAGGCGATGGCCGGTTCCGACAAGAAACAGGCTATCAAGACCTGGTCCCGTCGTTCCACAATCGTCCCGGATATGGTCGGACTCACGTTCTCCGTCTATAACGGCAAGCAGTTCCTTCCGGTTTATGTCACCGAAAACATGGTTGGCCATAAGCTCGGCGAATTCTCCATGACCCGTACTTTCCGCGGTCACCGCAAGACTGAAACTGCTGGAGGCAAGAAATAA
- a CDS encoding LemA family protein, translated as MTVVIVVAVIFIVIAVFISMYNGLVKLRNNRENAFANIDVQLKQRYDLVPQLVSTVKGYATHEKDVLEKVTAARSAAMSATTIDEKVAADKALSGALAGLRVSLEAYPELKANQNFLQLQTELADIENKLAAARRFFNSSTREYNNACEVFPSNIIAGMFHFTRAAMYEAVENRATLEKAPEVKF; from the coding sequence ATGACCGTAGTTATCGTAGTCGCAGTCATTTTCATCGTCATCGCTGTGTTCATTTCCATGTACAACGGGCTTGTGAAGCTCCGCAACAATCGCGAGAATGCGTTTGCGAATATCGATGTGCAGCTCAAGCAGCGTTATGACCTTGTTCCGCAGCTCGTTTCGACGGTCAAGGGCTATGCCACGCACGAAAAGGACGTGCTCGAGAAGGTAACTGCCGCACGCTCTGCCGCTATGAGTGCGACGACTATCGACGAGAAGGTCGCTGCCGACAAGGCTTTGTCCGGTGCACTCGCTGGGCTCCGCGTTTCGCTCGAAGCTTACCCGGAACTCAAGGCGAATCAGAACTTCTTGCAGTTGCAGACGGAACTTGCGGACATTGAAAACAAGCTTGCCGCCGCACGCCGTTTCTTCAACTCCTCGACGCGCGAATACAACAACGCTTGCGAAGTCTTCCCGAGCAACATCATTGCTGGCATGTTCCACTTTACCCGTGCTGCCATGTACGAGGCGGTCGAGAATAGGGCTACGCTCGAAAAGGCCCCTGAAGTGAAGTTTTAA
- a CDS encoding helix-turn-helix domain-containing protein — MRYDIDVIRKAEIELLAQMQGATSITKKKLALDSGISRQHLGLVAKGKRNLSVKSFCDLADAFGCTATELMSKLEALMLEQIQLQTPAAADKAKGINYINKAILDKNNPKKPPKP; from the coding sequence ATGCGATATGACATTGATGTCATCCGAAAAGCTGAAATAGAACTTTTAGCACAGATGCAAGGGGCTACTTCGATTACGAAGAAAAAACTCGCTCTCGATAGCGGGATTAGCCGTCAGCACCTCGGTCTCGTCGCAAAAGGCAAACGCAACCTCTCCGTCAAATCATTTTGCGACCTTGCCGATGCTTTCGGCTGTACAGCCACCGAACTGATGTCCAAGCTCGAAGCTTTAATGTTGGAGCAAATCCAGCTCCAGACGCCTGCCGCAGCCGACAAGGCTAAGGGCATAAACTATATCAATAAAGCTATTCTGGACAAAAACAATCCGAAAAAACCGCCTAAGCCATAA
- a CDS encoding M48 family metallopeptidase, whose protein sequence is MKYVGLQTQIWRNNRNTVILLFMFPVILLGMVFLVILGLDFFGVLCDIVEGGCPLDHASRTRYGTMHWPEIWHCFKVVIPYTLQIVGVWFIVAYCANTAIIRHATHAKPLERKENLRVYNIVENLCIAGGIEMPQINIVEDSGMNAFASGIDIPSFTITLTTGLIEKLDDRELSAVVGHELTHIKNRDTRLMVVCIVFVGIFATIQTVSLKLMSAMIHTPRRSSRRDRNSGRADVYLIFILLLVFLWSSIGYVFTWLTRLAISRKREYVADAGGAELCGDPLALASALRKISKDPGLMSVKRDDIAQLYVIHPDEEFDNNMGLKGWVAKANIMFCTHPDTPERIQLLEQF, encoded by the coding sequence ATGAAATACGTCGGTCTCCAAACCCAGATTTGGCGGAATAACCGCAATACGGTGATTCTGCTTTTCATGTTCCCGGTAATATTACTGGGGATGGTGTTTCTGGTTATTCTGGGGCTTGATTTCTTCGGTGTTCTTTGCGATATTGTCGAGGGAGGCTGCCCTCTTGACCATGCATCACGTACAAGGTACGGGACTATGCATTGGCCCGAAATATGGCATTGCTTCAAGGTCGTGATTCCTTACACCTTGCAGATTGTAGGGGTGTGGTTCATTGTTGCCTATTGTGCGAATACTGCCATCATACGTCATGCAACTCATGCAAAGCCTCTCGAGCGCAAAGAGAACTTGCGTGTTTATAACATTGTCGAAAACCTTTGCATTGCCGGCGGTATCGAGATGCCGCAAATCAACATTGTAGAAGATTCAGGAATGAACGCCTTTGCAAGCGGCATCGATATTCCTTCGTTTACGATTACGCTCACGACGGGGCTTATCGAAAAGCTGGACGATAGGGAGCTTTCGGCGGTTGTGGGTCACGAGCTTACGCATATCAAGAATCGCGATACGCGCCTCATGGTGGTGTGCATTGTTTTCGTGGGGATTTTTGCGACGATTCAGACGGTATCGCTGAAACTGATGAGTGCCATGATCCATACTCCGCGTCGTTCGTCCAGGCGTGACCGCAATAGTGGGCGAGCCGATGTGTACCTTATCTTTATTTTACTGCTAGTGTTTCTTTGGAGTTCTATCGGCTATGTTTTTACTTGGCTTACGCGACTTGCGATTTCGCGCAAGCGTGAATACGTTGCCGATGCCGGCGGTGCCGAACTTTGTGGAGATCCCTTGGCGCTAGCTTCTGCGCTGCGAAAGATTTCCAAGGATCCGGGGCTTATGAGCGTAAAGCGCGACGATATCGCACAGCTTTACGTGATCCACCCCGATGAAGAATTCGATAACAATATGGGATTAAAGGGCTGGGTCGCGAAGGCGAACATCATGTTCTGCACGCACCCGGATACACCTGAGCGCATTCAGCTGCTTGAGCAATTTTAA
- the rplV gene encoding 50S ribosomal protein L22, with translation MQAVAKVKNVRYGVRKLRRVVDLVRGKSVSEAFAMLSILRTQTKGAPLVENALKSAVANLKQKSAAPVSAEEIVIKTITADGGTIMKRIHPRSQGRAFRIEKPLSHITVVVADKEN, from the coding sequence ATGCAAGCTGTTGCTAAAGTTAAAAACGTCCGTTACGGCGTTCGCAAGCTCCGTCGCGTAGTCGACCTCGTTCGTGGCAAGTCCGTCAGCGAAGCCTTCGCGATGCTCTCCATCCTCCGTACGCAGACCAAGGGTGCTCCGCTGGTTGAAAATGCTCTCAAGTCCGCTGTCGCTAACTTGAAGCAGAAGTCCGCCGCTCCGGTTTCCGCCGAAGAAATCGTGATCAAGACCATCACCGCTGATGGTGGTACGATCATGAAGCGCATTCACCCGCGTTCCCAGGGCCGTGCTTTCCGTATCGAAAAGCCGCTCTCCCACATCACCGTTGTTGTCGCAGACAAGGAGAATTAA
- the rplB gene encoding 50S ribosomal protein L2 — translation MGLKSYRPITPTLRYKQIGDRKELSAVKPYKPLTEGIKRSSGRNNAGEITSRRRGGGHKKLYRIIDFKRQFAGLSCTVETIEYDPNRTARIALVKYENGKRAYIIAPAEIKVGDVLNAGEGAEFRVGNAIPLRDIPLNTIIHNIEMKPGKGAQIARSAGAGAELVAKDGKLCQVKLPSGEVRYIPEDCLATVGQVSNIDHMNESSGSAGRSRWLGKRPAVRGVVMNPVDHPLGGGEGRTSGGRHPCSPWGKNSKGAKTRNNKRTDKFIVRHRQKRA, via the coding sequence ATGGGTCTGAAATCTTATCGCCCGATTACCCCGACACTGCGTTACAAGCAGATTGGTGACCGCAAGGAACTCTCTGCTGTAAAGCCGTACAAGCCGCTTACCGAAGGTATCAAGCGTAGCTCCGGCCGTAACAATGCTGGTGAAATTACCTCCCGTCGTCGTGGTGGTGGTCACAAGAAACTGTATCGTATCATTGACTTCAAGCGTCAGTTTGCCGGTCTCTCCTGCACTGTCGAAACGATTGAATACGATCCGAACCGTACCGCTCGCATCGCTCTCGTCAAGTACGAAAACGGCAAGCGCGCATACATCATCGCTCCGGCCGAAATCAAGGTTGGCGATGTGCTGAACGCTGGTGAAGGTGCTGAATTCCGCGTAGGTAACGCAATTCCTCTCCGCGACATTCCGCTCAACACCATTATCCACAACATCGAAATGAAGCCGGGCAAGGGTGCCCAGATTGCTCGTTCCGCTGGTGCCGGTGCAGAACTGGTTGCCAAGGACGGCAAGCTCTGCCAGGTCAAGCTTCCGAGTGGCGAAGTCCGCTACATCCCGGAAGACTGCCTCGCTACCGTTGGTCAGGTTTCCAATATCGATCACATGAATGAATCCTCGGGTTCTGCAGGCCGCTCTCGCTGGCTCGGCAAGCGCCCGGCCGTCCGTGGTGTCGTTATGAACCCGGTCGATCACCCCCTTGGTGGTGGTGAAGGTCGTACCTCTGGTGGTCGTCATCCGTGCTCTCCTTGGGGTAAGAACTCTAAGGGTGCAAAAACTCGTAACAACAAGCGTACTGATAAGTTCATCGTACGTCATCGTCAGAAGAGGGCCTAA
- the tuf gene encoding elongation factor Tu yields MAKEHFDRSKPHCNIGTIGHVDHGKTTLTAAICTTLAAKGLAAAKRFDEIDNAPEEKARGITINTSHVEYTTANRHYAHVDCPGHADYVKNMVTGAAQMDGAILVVAATDGPMPQTREHILLAHQVGVPKIVVFMNKCDMVDDAEILDLVEMEVRELLSKYDFDGDNTPIIRGSALKALEGDPEYQDKIMELMDACDTYIPLPQRDTDKPFLMPIEDVFTITGRGTVATGRIERGVVRLNDKVERIGLGETTEYVITGVEMFRKLLDDAQAGDNVGLLLRGAEKKDIVRGMVLAAPKSVTPHTEFKAEIYVLTKDEGGRHTPFMNGYRPQFYFRTTDVTGTIQLPEGVEMVTPGDTVTIHVNLIAPIAMEKQLRFAIREGGRTVGAGSVTEIIK; encoded by the coding sequence ATGGCAAAAGAACATTTTGACAGAAGCAAGCCGCACTGCAACATTGGCACCATCGGCCACGTTGACCACGGTAAAACCACTTTGACCGCTGCAATCTGCACCACCCTTGCTGCTAAGGGTCTTGCCGCTGCAAAGCGTTTCGACGAAATCGATAACGCTCCGGAAGAAAAGGCTCGTGGTATCACGATCAACACCTCCCACGTGGAATACACCACTGCAAATCGCCACTACGCACACGTCGACTGCCCGGGGCATGCTGACTATGTGAAGAACATGGTGACTGGTGCTGCTCAGATGGACGGCGCTATCCTCGTCGTTGCTGCTACTGACGGCCCGATGCCGCAGACTCGCGAACACATCCTTCTTGCACACCAGGTTGGCGTGCCGAAGATCGTCGTGTTCATGAACAAGTGCGACATGGTTGACGATGCTGAAATTCTCGACCTCGTCGAAATGGAAGTTCGCGAACTTCTCTCCAAGTATGACTTTGACGGTGACAACACTCCGATCATCCGTGGTTCCGCTCTCAAGGCTCTCGAAGGCGATCCGGAATACCAGGACAAGATCATGGAACTCATGGACGCTTGCGACACCTACATCCCGCTCCCGCAGCGCGATACCGACAAGCCGTTCCTCATGCCGATCGAAGACGTGTTCACGATTACTGGCCGCGGCACTGTCGCTACTGGCCGTATCGAACGCGGTGTCGTTCGCTTGAACGACAAGGTTGAACGTATCGGTCTCGGTGAAACCACCGAATACGTCATCACCGGTGTTGAAATGTTCCGCAAGCTTCTCGACGACGCTCAGGCAGGTGACAACGTTGGTCTCCTCCTCCGTGGCGCTGAAAAGAAGGACATCGTCCGTGGCATGGTTCTCGCCGCTCCGAAGTCTGTCACTCCGCACACCGAATTCAAGGCTGAAATCTACGTTCTCACTAAGGACGAAGGTGGCCGCCACACGCCGTTCATGAACGGCTACCGTCCTCAGTTCTACTTCCGCACCACCGACGTTACCGGCACGATTCAGCTCCCGGAAGGCGTCGAAATGGTTACCCCGGGTGATACCGTCACGATCCACGTGAACCTCATCGCTCCGATCGCCATGGAAAAGCAGCTCCGCTTCGCTATCCGCGAAGGTGGACGTACTGTTGGTGCTGGCTCTGTTACCGAAATCATCAAGTAA